From a region of the Besnoitia besnoiti strain Bb-Ger1 chromosome I, whole genome shotgun sequence genome:
- a CDS encoding hypothetical protein (encoded by transcript BESB_010350) → MMAASQALLYVPSSRSLLAWPSRRFSTSAAICTSRSAHVPSPPVSSARSSSHSLPSFAAFHSSPSSFSTRSRALAACGSLSPSISPASFPVSFLLSQPCLRGTQSRAAAVAGRRYFSSKRQEDAAATSSEQAQAASHAKPDVPEHVACASSLSPAAAAPLSPSQHSAHDVIAELSQAGRFPRPPAPENAPSGGRARLRGVLLFLAATCLPVVTAAAMFKAAISLKKQERDEAVQALQDEESILRAAMDVVSGGARCFCLPVDSDGELKATIPLEPHLPESGLLRLPEKDVIPGVRNNALTDLFVAKQSEFSLPFNFIHFALHRSGAVYKTLTSHPTQGTDSKNPKEKASGKSKTDGATTSHAALSLLYVQPSRGASVLLSGFAVSVTAPEYRRHYWKNTWAATIPGGETSKDYVLMKFVPVSLQLHLPAACGAPCAGPEGAVSLRRFVSDTEVKWIFASPPAASA, encoded by the exons ATGATGGCGGCCTCTCAGGCTCTTCTTTACGTTCCTTCTTCACGCTCTCTGCTGGCGTGGCCTTCTCGGCGCTTCTCGACATCCGCGGCGATCTGCACGAGCCGGAGTGCGCACGTGCCTTCTCCCCCCGTCTCTTCGGCTCGGTCCTCCAGTCATTCTCTACCTTCTTTTGCTGCTTTCcactcgtcgccttcctctttctctaCTCGTTCTCGCGCTCTAGCGGCCTGTGGCTCTCTTTCGCCCTCCATCTCCCCTGCGTCCTTCcctgtctcctttcttctgTCGCAGCCTTGCCTTCGCGGGACCcagagccgcgcagctgcggttGCGGGTCGGCGTTACTTCTCTTCGAAAAGgcaggaggacgccgccgcaacTTCGTCTGAGCAGGCCCAGGCGGCCTCTCACGCGAAGCCAGACGTGCCTGAGCATGTCGCctgtgcgtcttctctctcccctgcggccgccgcgccgctctctccctcgcagcaCTCGGCGCATGACGTCATTGCGGAGCTCAGCCAGGCGGGTCGCTttccgcgaccgccggcgcccgag AACGCGCCctctggcgggcgcgcgcgacttcgcggcgtcctgcttttcctcgcggcgacgtGCCTGCCGGTtgtgacggcggcggcgatgtTCAAAGCTGCTATTTCCCTCAAGAAGCAGGAGCGAGACGAGGCCGTTCAGGCGCTtcaagacgaagaaagcatcctccgcgccgcaATGGAC gtcgtctccggcggcgcgcggtgcTTCTGCTTGCCCgtcgacagcgacggcgaactTAAGGCCACGA TTCCTCTCGAGCCGCACCTGCCTGAGTCTGGgctcctgcggctgcctgAGAAGGACGTGATTCCAGGCGTGCGAAACAACGCGCTGACCGACCTCTTTGTCG cgaagcagagcgagTTTTCGCTGCCCTTCAACTTCATTCACTTCGCGCTCCATCGCTCGGGAGCGGTCTACAAGACTCTGACGTCTCACCCGACGCAGGGGACGGATTCAAAGAACCCGAAAGAAAAAGCGAGCGGAAAATCAAAGACCGACGGCGCGACCACCAGCCACgctgcgctgtctctcctctaCGTTCAGCCCTCGAG aggcgcgagcgtcCTTCTGTCGGGCTTCGCAGTGTCTGTCACGGCTCCCGAATACCGCAGGCACTACTGGAAAAACACCTGGGCAGCGACGATACCCG GCGGTGAGACGAGCAAGGACTACGTGCTGATGAAGTTCGTGCCCGTGTCTCTCCAGCTCCATctgccggcggcctgcggggCTCCCTGCGCAGGGCCGGAGGGcgcggtgtctctgcgtcgcttcgtGTCAGACACAGAAGTCAAATGGATTTTCGCGTCGCCACCTGCTGCGTCAGCGTAG
- a CDS encoding hypothetical protein (encoded by transcript BESB_010360), whose protein sequence is MAREEAQRESSPFLNRLSSFASSSPFPTSAPPGPCPEASALARGRRGRRHSDAGEGGGEARRDAEREREGSGREWSDAPDSRGGSRRRRRAMRDDWAPERLPAAAWARAVEAREIALRPDELVHTTSPFLQLLPHRCASRVFAAEAFCESGTFYSFGERKKGTRLQGDLLSFQEPSALRIAIRARRRRNAEGDDARASPTEDGESLGSSGGSEAREVRRLAPLLLLSQPSSLPPHAPPLPSFLRGHRPKETTGARSPTAAVLTPPERNADFPSSSASRRLRSPSCLSPFLHFPRRPSPHRASFSASTVSEVAASAACRPSSPSLRPASPSSLAAPSVPPLVVGGPSSRAASSRKAERKKKHALFALFSNFALATHPFGDSVAGGVLACLLRHCPGRGESFARALWVEEISTELLACYLSAPHHPPACACASPTCCGVRTLDADDDRAAGEVDAGCKVRAEWRPAAAQVGEQSDEAGRQNEGLGGRHAGQPGKNEDDAAPRPAIPSFSATSFLHTFLLSKRRIHFSRSGSAWEGASRRDASPQPQPRTPGMSTSAVSTGERPAARASERREETHAERKALDASSPARASPCRTEKIKQGSASNAAVGVYGAKLDEPERRKSPAEEGEAGCSRRLRRGGNLMGAESQPPNEKSVERTPRNSAGCGALACHLHLKHSHAPAQERIYYSKTARGPLHLRSARVSLPPACRRRLSSLRSRPRLSSRRGPEGSEATGSEATSSEATGSASSLRQAGTAAGLEHIEGASQPQLLPGRCISLCAFCSLDVDSGNGPEDVVVIHGICMSGSFFSDVISCFADGAEEASPASGASSASPEATAREESESKATACQASAHALRPPPSFPRAGGSVSLSSEAAPPQASRSRLSRWRAPQAREGSASPSSPSSSFSSSLSSYSSSPTAFAARRRERTGSGDVKPPQGRVREREERESERRAEEAARQREARSRGSATAKAQLDASCFTFYNVDLVGFGRSTSIYSPTDYSRIEQAQRVIQDVIVANKLAAVHLVGHSFGGLVAAEVARMLPPGAVKSVLLLAPAYFESTRQAMQILTAIHFPASHSIAHPIVAYFILKVGRLLRPVLEPIFHFVVPKDELPQLSVADLFIIDPAAMMGTIRSIVNERLEETLQMLQDRRIRVTIVHGTGDGVIPIRQSQVIAERYSNVQLRPVKGFVHHFPSSHSRFTAHLIHQEVLRYREASAVKTSMRPQSVAAALGSAAEPADALGARLALGWGLACSEYL, encoded by the exons AtggcgcgcgaagaggcgcagcgagagtcGTCACCGTTTCTCAATCGCCTTTCTTCGTTTGCTTCGAGTTCGCCGTTCCCGACTTCGGCACCCCCAGGCCCGTGTccggaggcgtcggcgcttgcgcgggggcggcgggggcggcgacacagcgacgcgggggagggaggcggcgaggcgcggcgcgacgcagagagagaacgagagggCAGCGGACGCGAGTGGAGTGACGCACCAGACAGCCGGggaggcagcagacggcgccggcgcgccatGCGAGACGACTGGGCACCGGAGCGtctgccggcggctgcgtgggcgcgcgctgtcgaggcgagggagaTCGCCCTACGACCCGACGAGCTCGTTCACACGACGTCGCccttcctgcagctgctgccgcatcggtgcgcctcgcgggtgttcgctgcggaggccttcTGCGAGAGCGGGACCTTCTACTCGTTCGGGGAAAGGAAGAAAGGCACCAGGCTGCAGGGCGACCTGCTGAGCTTTCAGGAGCCCTCGGCGCTCCGCATCGCCATTAGAGCtagaaggcgaagaaacgcagagggcgacgacgcgcgcgcgtctcccacAGAGGACGGTGAAAGCCTCGGCTCGAGCGGGGGCTCTGAAGCCAGAGAGgtcaggcgcctcgcgccgctcctcttGCTCTCTCAGCCTTcatcgctgccgcctcacgcccctcctctcccctcctTTCTGCGCGGACACCGCCCGAAGGAGACAACAGGCGCGAGGTCTCCCACCGCGGCGGTCCTGACACCGCCTGAAAGGAACGCCGAttttccttcctcctcggcaagtcgccgcctccgctctccctcgTGTCTGTCGCCTTTTTTGCACTTCCCGCGGAGACCCTCTCCCCACCGCGCTTCATTCTCCGCTTCAACGGTTTCTGAagtcgctgcctcggcggcgtgtcgaccttcttcgccttctctgcgccccgcgtctccctcctcgctggcAGCTCCTTCTGTCCCGCCCCTCGTGGTTGGGGGgccctcttcgcgcgccgcgtcttcgcgaaAGGCGGAGCGCAAAAAGAAGCACGCGCTGTTCGCCCTTTTTTCGAATTTCGCGCTTGCCACACATCCGTTTGGAGacagcgtcgccggcggcgtttTGGCGTGTCTGCTGCGACACTGcccaggccgcggcgagagctTTGCACGGGCCCTCTGGGTTGAGGAAATCTCCACAGAACTCCTCGCCTGCTACCTCTCCGCGCCCCACCAcccgcccgcctgcgcctgcgcgtctcccacctgctgcggtgtacgtacactcgacgccgacgacgaccgcgccgcaggcgaggtcGACGCAGGCTGCAAAGTACGCGCAGAGTGGCgacccgcagctgcgcaggtcGGCGAGCAAAGCGACGAAGCAGGGCGCCAGAACGAAGGGCTAGGAGGAAGGCACGCGGGGCAACCAGGAAagaacgaagacgacgcagcacCACGGCCTGCGATCCCGTCGTTCTCGGCGACTTCGTTTCTGCACACGTTCCTCTTGAGCAAGCGCCGCATCCATTTTTCTCGCTCCGGCTCCGCGTGGGAGGGCGCAAGTCGCAGAGACGCATCTCCCCAGCCTcagccgcggacgccaggCATGTCGACGTCCGCCGTCTCCACGGGGGAACgacccgccgcccgcgcgagtgagcggcgcgaagagacgcacgcggagaGAAAAGCTCTCGacgcttcttctcccgctcgcgcctctccatGCAGAACGGAAAAGATAAAGCAGGGGTCGGCGTCCAACGCCGCAGTCGGCGTCTACGGGGCCAAACTAGACGAGCCTGAGCGCAGGAAGTCTCCTgcagaagagggcgaggccggaTGCTCCCGCCGACTTCGCAGGGGGGGGAACCTTATGGGCGCGGAAAGCCAGCCGCCGAACGAGAAATCCGTCGAGCGCACGCCGCGAAACtcggcgggctgcggcgccctcgcttGTCACCTGCACCTGAAGCATTCGCATGCGCCTGCTCAGGAGCGCATCTACTATAGCAAGACTG CTCGCGGCCCGTTGCATctgagaagcgcgcgcgtttccttgccgcctgcctgccggcgtcgtctctcttccctgcgctcgcgtccgcggctgaGCAGCCGCCGGGGGCcggaaggcagcgaggcgacaggcagcgaggcgacatccagcgaggcgacaggcagCGCGTCCTCTCTTAGACAGGCGGGGACCGCAGCAGGCCTGGAGCACATCGAGGGGGCTTCCCaaccgcagctgctgccagGTCGCTGCATCTCTCTGTGCGCGTTTTGCTCTCTCGATGTTGATTCAGGCAACGGGCCAGAAGACGTCGTTGTGATCCACGGCATCTGCATGAgcggctccttcttctccgatGTCATTTCGTGcttcgcggacggcgcggaggaggcctcccccgcctccggcgcgtcgtcggcgtcgccggaggctaccgcgcgagaggagagcgagtcgaaggcgacggcctgTCAGGCGTCGGCTcacgcgctgcggcctccgccctccttcCCCCGCGCCGGGGGCTCTGTGTCCTTGTCTTCTGAGGCCGCTCCTCCGCaggcctctcgctcgcgcctctctcgctggcgagcgcctcaggctcgcgaaggcagcgcctcgccctcgtctccttcttcttcgttttcttcctctctttcctcctattcttcgtctccgacagctttcgccgcgcggcgccgcgagcgcacaGGCAGCGGGGATGTGAAGCCGCCCCAAGGGCGagtgagggagagagaggagagagagagcgagcggcgcgcggaggaggccgcgagacagcgagaggcgcggagtcgAGGCAGCGCGACAGCTAAGGCTCAGCTCGACGCCTCGTGCTTCACCTTCTACAACGTCGATCTAGTTGGCTTCGGCCGCAGCACGTCGATCTACTCGCCCACAGACTACTCGCGAATTGAGCAG GCTCAGCGCGTGATTCAGGACGTGATCGTCGCGAACAAACTCGCCGCAGTTCACCTG gTTGGGCACTCCTTCGGCGGCTTGGTGGCCGCAGAGGTCGCTCGCATGCTTCCCCCTGGCGCAGTGAAGTCcgtgcttcttctcgcgcccgcctACTTTGAGTCCACCAGACAGGCGATGCAAATCCTCACAGCCATCCATTTCCCAGCTTCCCAC TCGATTGCGCACCCAATTGTGGCGTACTTCATTCTCAAGGtggggcggctgctgcggccggtGCTCGAGCCAATTTTTCACTTCGTGGTTCCGAAGGATGAACTTCCGcagctctccgtcgccgacCTCTTCATCATCGACCCCGCCGCCATGATGGGAACCATTCGCTCCATTG TTAACGAACGGCTCGAAGAGACACTTCAAATGCTTCAGGACAGGCGCATACGAGTGACGATCGTCCACGGCACTGGCGACGGCGTCATTCCGATTCGACAGTCCCA AGTTATTGCGGAGCGATACAGCAacgtgcagctgcgcccggTGAAGGGGTTCGTACACCACTTTCCAAGTTCCCACAGTCGTTTCACTGCTCACCTCATTCATCAG GAGGTTCTACGGTACCGCGAGGCCTCAGCTGTGAAGACAAgcatgcggccgcagagcgtcgccgccgccctggggtccgccgcggagcctgcAGACGCCCTCGGGGCTCGTCTGGCTCTTGGTTGGGGACTCGCGTGTTCCGAATACCTCTGA
- a CDS encoding PHD-finger domain-containing protein (encoded by transcript BESB_010370): MDLSEGEDARSVGGSSRESNDSICFYCRGGGEVVCCEGCTNSFHVDCLDAARRPQLSDEDWFCPECVARSAASKGAGGGLPASSFLVGMLPSPPCGTPQRFLPPAALYAAAKKDDDAALSPLLLAKRRKLHEAAPLAAAEASHASSSSPLAPRGSRESSPPARRGGGDAGGRPFARETERDWAPADEAASPPQSDARDASRADATHVASATATGPEGRLSPKREPHADAAAAESPAAAPPGEGRASLLGSAAAPRAREGLKEEESEGSEAGSRGGPPASQRREKDDARAARAAETQPRAKQTATLLSSPSSPSSAHLSAAPAASRGEAAAPHAAPHAAASPLEVAASPPLQASATAFASHAFLSANCRAGAGGRWPPGAAAGGASKRRRKRGDETRINVGPDYQVPRLPDFYLSRSDELASAEEAYRAMFPFSTSWGSASSLFVSSAALACPSVLRSLPSTSSFFALQDTLRSRWSPFPCSLFPSLSVQQSPRGTAGASEPPRAAPGPTRGEDSDEKAARRAGAGASSASASSASLNSLSLAAPTGAPAPFPFFAPAPFEAAPPHAPQAFPPPPGFLALTLRGAVAAAPALAGIQFEDARHSALEPRLVYSPRHLEEKRQQCIATGRLQHCIRTQTELADFVETCSRCWHARPGWQPFSAEFAYQLLHRAGYDPQRALRMLDDPGFCFNDICEPPLRKYDNKWKRRDKRGTFPNSPYPPPLVIQAFLQEKSRGATRPSSSSALHSVAYLSR; the protein is encoded by the exons ATGGATCTTTCTGAgggggaggacgcgcggagcgtcggcggcagcagccgggAGAGCAACGACAGCATTTGCTTCTACTGTCGTGGGGGCGGCGAGGTCGTTTGCTGCGAAGGCTGCACAAACTCGTTCCACGTCGACTGCctggacgccgcgcgccggccgcagctgtCGGACGAAGACTGGTTTTGCCCCGAATGTGTCGCTCGGTCTGCAGCGAGCaaaggcgcgggcggcggcctccctgCCTCGTCGTTCCTCGTGGGCatgctgccctcgcctccctgcgGGACTCCGCAGCGCTTCCTGCCCCCAGCGGCGCTctacgccgccgcgaagaaggacgacgacgcggcgctgtcACCGCTCCTGCTGGCTAAGCGCCGGAAGCTCCATGAAGCCGCGCCTCTGGCAGCCGCCGAAGCCTCgcacgcctcctcgtcctcgcctctcgcccctcgcggctcgcgggagtcttcgccgcctgccagacgcggcggcggcgacgcgggcggccgTCCCTTCGCcagagagacggagagagactgggcgcccgcggatgaggccgcctctccgccgcagagcgacgcccgcgacgcgtcgcgcgccgacgccacgcacgtcgccagcgcgaccgcgaccgGTCCCGAgggtcgcctctcgcccaagcgcgagccgcatgcagacgcggctgccgcggagtctccggcggccgcgcctccgggggaaggccgcgcctcgcttctgggctcggcggcggcgccccgcgcccgcgaaggcctgaaggaggaggagagcgaaggcagcgaggcggggaGTCGCGGGGGaccgccggcgtcgcagaggcgcgagaaggacgacgcgcgcgccgcgcgggcggcggagacgcagcccagagcgaagcagacggcgacattgctctcttcgccgtcgtccccGAGTTCAGCGCACCTCAGCGCggctcccgccgcctccagaggcgaggccgctgctccccacgcggcgccgcacgcggcggcatcgcctctcgaggtcgccgcgtcgcctccgctgcaggcctcgGCGACTGCGTTCGCCTCCCATGCATTCCTCAGCGCGAactgccgcgcgggcgccggcgggcgctggcctcctggggctgccgcaggcggcgcgagcaagcggcggaggaagcgcggcgacgagacgcgCATCAACGTGGGACCGGACTACCAG GTGCCTCGTCTTCCGGACTTCTACCTCTCCCGCTCGGACGAGCTGGCGTCTGCTGAGGAGGCGTACAGGGCGATGTTTCCTTTCTCGACTTCGTGGGggtccgcgtcgtcgctgtttgtctcgtctgcggcgctggcgtgcCCATCGGTGCTGCGGTCGCTCCCGTCGActtcgtccttcttcgcgctgcaAGACactctccgctcgcgctggTCGCCCTTCCCCTGCTCGCTCTTTCCGTCGCTTTCGGTGCAGCAGTCGCCTAGGGGGACGGCTGGGGCGTCagagccgccacgcgccgcgccaggccCCACCCGCGGCGAGGACAGTGACGaaaaggccgcgcgccgcgcaggcgcaggcgcctcctccgcctccgcctcgtctgcctcgctcaATTCGttgtctctcgcggcgccgaccggcgcgccagcccccttccccttcttcgcgccggcgcccttcgaggccgcgccgcctcacgcgccgcaggcctttccgccgccgcctggctTCCTTGCCCTcacgctccgcggcgcggtcgcagcggcgccggctctTGCGGGCATTCAGTtcgaggacgcgcggcaCAGCGCGCTCGAGCCGCGGCTCGTCTACTCGCCACGGCACCTGGAGGAGAAGCGGCAACAATGCATCGCCACAGGCCGCCTGCAACACTGCATTCGCACGCAGACCGAGCTCGCCGACTTCGTGGAGAC GTGCTCGCGGTGCTGGCACGCGCGTCCCGGCTGGCAGCCGTTTTCGGCCGAGTTCGCCTACCAGCTGCTGCATCGCGCAGGCTACGacccgcagcgcgcgcttcgcATGCTTGACGACCCCGGATTTTG CTTCAACGACATCTGTGAGCCGCCGCTTCGGAAGTATGACAACAAATGGAAGCGGCGCGACAAGCGCGGCACCTTTCCCAACAGCCCGTACCCGCCCCCCCTCGTCATTCAGGCCTTCCTCCAAGAGAAAtcgcgcggggcgacgcggccgtcgtcctcctctgcgctgcacTCAGTCGCCTACCTCTCGCGgtga
- a CDS encoding hypothetical protein (encoded by transcript BESB_010380) has protein sequence MGRASRRPRRSAPSNDEDLERTSVCEKAEEEELKGNGDAEGEEGGKRCEAGDAKEGNQGDQSEDAQLADSCGPTEETTKGGDSAPKTEVRAAEASPEERDERGEAGEEAGEDSGVTEREARGEEEDNQDAEELCVEKKQSEGDEKTAEPAACAEGAEAQTPPRGSDGAASLSSGSLRAEDNEAAEGTFCEGEKAAGGEEEDNQGAATAEAAAPAKKKPSRLLPPASPGPSSCLSRPQPDEVAGASAVFSRVSPHTGRRLGAGAAAETAGPPADDEKIRCAVKTFERASLESAVERMQRTVLCLLAEKKETKIEKSRLLQERRDLDAKIVELLKEVRAAEPAAVPSPSASSSFSAFSSSLLSKLSASLSFERDFADRDPETSPRAAALGSDQQLRASDAREDAPAKSSETAAGEPKDCEEAASQSPRAADANETKEGEGVGSAPGAAVPRVGLAHLSEEEGENVVADILESFVTRFGPAAVRGVETAATKMKSGFDVLRTELAAIQERQRALERQRRLEREARLKMLREESLEYAHHQRLLEHLRRHCELEARRGNEKTAAGDQQLKAEGSPGTHAGAAPSPLRSSSPTSEAPGSGEDASSSAAATGDAASANPAEAKDSADSERLPSAGAQSPPGSSSPFALLSSASGSGGGSAHARPSPLLLLSRPVLATPRRGSRLQPLPASASPLASPLSLGCGPPRATASLAPPQGVRGRSATAALGSRRERLEKAVSSLSEKTPVQLDVLKNVATAVGSVKTVARWLFGGEEGAAKPEAAAAAAAAACASPATVACGEALKRKECATLTGTSLREGKEARFACATFNLATPTSDRSPASLPASPSRGGEGAAADEEEGERGEDGGQEEEGNEAALAVRAIEAIIRVDVQDDSEKTIRVASLPLVVLATEQCDTVARAWVHQQWAVLRRYLSGAEGEEGESSRQREKKKKEAAAHTLAVFLSKAEEESDSLPVRIEAHWREVLGASEHREEDASDAFSAEPESIVA, from the coding sequence ATGGggagagcctcgcggcggccgcggcggtccGCGCCTTCGAACGACGAAGACCTCGAGCGAACGAGTGTCTGCGaaaaggcggaggaggaagagctgAAAGGaaacggagacgcagagggtgaggagggagggaagcgatgcgaggcaggcgacgcgaaggaggggAACCAAGGCGACCAGAGTGAAGACGCCCAACTCGCCGATAGCTGCGGTCCAACGGAGGAGACGACAaaaggcggcgacagcgctcCGAAGACAGAAGtacgcgcggcagaggcctccccagaggagcgagacgaaCGTGGAGAAGCAGGTGAAGAAGCAGGAGAGGACAGCGGAGTGACAGAAAGGGAGGCTCGaggtgaggaggaagacaaccaagacgcagaggagctgTGCGTGGAAAAGAAAcagagcgaaggagacgaaaagaccgcggagcccgctgcgtgtgcggagggcgcggaggcacagacccccccccgcggctctgacggcgcggcttcgcttTCCAGTGGCTCACTTCGTGCAGAAGACAacgaggccgcagaaggaACTTTttgcgaaggcgagaaggctgcggggggggaagaggaggacaaTCAAGGCGCGGCAACCGCGGAAGCCGCTGCTCCTGCCAAGAAAAAGCCCAgtcgcctcctgccgcctgcctctccgGGGCCTTCCTCGTGTCTCTCTAGGCCGCAGCCGGACGAGGTGGCTGGCGCCTCTGCCGTGttttcgcgcgtctctccgcacACCGGGCGCCGACTGGGCgctggggcggcggccgagacgGCTGGGCCccccgcggacgacgagaagaTTCGCTGCGCAGTGAAGACCTTtgagcgcgcgtcgctggagTCCGCGGTggaacgcatgcagcgcacgGTGCTGTGTCTgctcgcggagaagaaggagacgaagatcGAGAAGTCTCGCCTGCTTCAGGAGCGCCGCGATCTAGACGCGAAGATCGTCGAGCTGCTCAAGGAAGTCCGCGCCGCTGAGCCCGCCGCGGtcccctcgccgtcggcctcctcctccttctctgcctttTCATCCTCCCTGCTTTCGAAGCTCTCTGCCTCACTCTCCTTCGAACGCGACTTTGCTGACCGCGACCCGGAAACCAGTCCGAGGGCAGCGGCTCTCGGCAGCGAccagcagctccgcgcgagcgacgcacgcgaagacgcgcctgcAAAAAGTTCCGAAACGGCCGCTGGAGAGCCGAAGGACTGCGAAGAGGCTGCCAGCCAGTctccccgcgcggcggacgcgaacGAGACGAAGGAGGGTGAAGGCGTGGGCAGCGCGCCGGGTGCGGCGGTTCCGCGGGTGGGGCTTGCGCATCTctcggaggaggaaggagagaacgTCGTGGCAGACATTCTGGAGTCGTTTGTGACGCGCTTCGGACCCGCAGCCGTCCGCGGCGTGGAGACGGCTGCGACCAAGATGAAGTCGGGCTTCGACGTGCTGCGCACCGAGCTGGCGGCGATTCAggagcgacagcgcgcgctggagcgccagcggcggctcgaaagggaggcgcggctgaagATGCTTCGCGAGGAAAGTCTCGAGTACGCCCACCATCAGCGACTCCTGGAGCACCTCCGCCGTCACTGCGAGCTCGAAGCCCGCCGCGGAAACGAGAAAACTGCGGCGGGCGACCAGCAGCTCAAGGCGGAGGGCTCGCCCGGGACCcacgctggcgctgcgccgtcgccgctccgctcttcttcgccgacgAGCGAGGCTCCAGGGAGCGGAGAAGATGCGTCCtcttcggccgcggcgacaggcgacgccgcaagCGCGAACCCGGCAGAAGCGAAGGAcagcgccgacagcgagcgtcttccctctgcgggcgcgcagtCCCCGCCGGGgtcgtcctcgcccttcgcccttctttccagcgcgagcggcagcggcgggggttctgcgcacgcgcggccgtctccgctgtTGCTGCTGTCGCGACCAGTgctcgcgacgccgcggcgcggaagtcgcctgcagcccctgccggcctccgcgtctccgttgGCGTCTCCTCTGAGCCTCGGCTGTGGACCCCCGCGGGCgaccgcgtcgctcgcgcctccccaGGGGGTTCGCGGGcggtcggcgacggcggcgttggggtcgcggcgcgagcgactcgagaaagctgtctcctcgctctctgagAAAACGCCCGTGCAGCTGGACGTCCTGAAGAACGTCGCGACGGCCGTGGGGTCGGTGAAGACTGTCGCCCGTTGGCTGTttggcggcgaggagggcgctgcgaagcccgaagcggcggcggcagcggccgccgccgcctgcgcctctcccgccaCTGTTGCGTGCGGCGAGGCTCTGAAGCGAAAAGAATGCGCCACGCTGACCGGCACGAGCTTGCGGGAGGGCAAGGAAGCGCGGTTTGCCTGCGCGACGTTTAAcctggcgacgccgaccTCGGATCGTTCCCCCGCGTccctgccggcgtcgccctcacggggcggggagggcgcggcggcggacgaggaggagggcgagcgcggggaGGACGGAGGtcaagaggaagaagggaacgaggcggcgctggctgTGCGCGCGATTGAGGCGATTATTCGCGTGGACGTGCAGGACGATAGCGAGAAAACGATTCGGGTGGCGAGTCTGCCGTTGGTTGTGCTCGCGACGGAGCAGTGCGACACAGTCGCGCGGGCTTGGGTGCATCAGCAGTGGGCCGTGCTGAGGAGGTAcctcagcggcgcggagggggaggagggcgagtcGAGTCGCCagcgggagaagaagaagaaggaggcggccgcgcacacGCTCGCCGTGTTCCTCTccaaggcggaggaggaaagcgatTCGCTGCCTGTCCGCATCGAAGCGCACTGGAGAGAGGTCCTCGGCGCTTCGGAGcaccgcgaagaagacgcatcCGACGCATTCTCCGCAGAGCCAGAGAGTATTGTGGCGTAG